Genomic DNA from Salinibacter pepae:
GAGCGGCGTGTGGCTGAGGGAGCCGCCCCAGTTGAGTTGGCCGCGCTGGTTCATGTACGACACCCCACCACCGATGTCGCGGAAGGAGCCCTGGGCCTGTACGGCCACCCCGAGGGTCCGGTGCCCCAGCATGTCGCCAAACCGGAGCCCGATGCCCCCGGCCAGGCCGCCCCCGAACGGGCCGCCGACGGAGACGCCAATGCCGCTGGCCCGGGAAATGGACTCCAGCGACAGCGTCGGGGCGTAGGGGGCGGCGTCGTAGTGGGTGGAGTCGGGCGGAAGGCCGGTGGTGGCGTCGCGGAGGTTCGCGGCGATGAGGCCGTCCTGCGCGGCGGCGGGGGAGGGGAGGAGACCGGCGACGCGCGAGGTATCGGCGGATTGCGTGCCCGCCTCGTCTGTCGTCGTGTCGGCCGCGGCCGGAACGCGAGCAGCGGAGGCCCCCCCTGCCGTGGACGCAGCCCTCAGGGGCGTGCCCTGCGCCTCAGGGGCGGGCCGACGCACCCCGGTGTAATTGCCGTCCGCGAAGACGGACAGCATCATGTCGCCGCTCTGGGCGGCGACCGACAGCGCCGGGGACAGCGCCGTGATGCCGCTCACGCCCGTCTTGAGTCGGGTCACGCGGAAGCGCTCGCCGCTCGACAGGTCCATGCGGTACACGTCCTTGAACCCGTCCTGGTCGCTGATGAAGTAGAGGCTCTGTCCGTCCGGGGCGAACTGCGGGTTGTGGTGCAGGGCATCCCCGAACGGCGCCCGGACCGTCACCTCCCCGCTCGACACGTCCACCAGCCCGAGGTCCATGTTCGAGGACGGGCTCAGCGTCTCCAAATTCGTCTCCGCCCGGTCGGTCGCAAAGGCGATCGTCTCCCCGTCGGGCGCCCACGTGGGCTGGAGGTCCGCGTAGCGGTCGTTGGTGAGCTGCCGCACCGACTCCGTCTCCAGGTCCAGCACGTAGAGGTCGCTAATGCCCCCGTCGGTGCCCGCGAAGGCGAGCCGTGCGCCGTCGGGGGACCACGCCGGGTTCTTCATCGACGTGACGCCGTCCACCGAAAAGCTGCGCTCAATTTCCTCGTCCACGACGTTCCAGACCGTGATCTGATTGTCGCCGTCCTCGGAGCTGACGAAGGCGAGGCGCCGCCCGTCGGGCGACCACGTACCGGAGGAGCTGATGAAGCGCAGGGCATTGAAGTGGCCAGTCGTGCCGGCCCGGTCCAGCTCCGCGATGACCTCCCCGGTCTCGGCGTCCGCCACGTACAGGTTGAAGGAAAACAGCTCCCGCTCCGAAATGAACGCGACGTAGCGCCCGTCCGGGCTCAGCGACGGGGCGATGTTGATGCGTCCGCCGTTCGTTTCCGGGGCGAGCACCGTCTGCCCGGCCGCGTCGGGCGGCGTGCGGCCCTCCATGAGCGGCCCGTACGCATCGCGGGTGGCCCGGGCCCACTCGTTGGTGAGCGAGTCCGCCGACACGCCGAAGAGCTCCACGTAGGCGGAGTCGAGCCCCACCTGTCCGCCACGTTTGAAGAGGTCCGTGACGGCCTGGTCGCCGTACTTGCCACCGATGTACGCGAGGTACGCCTGGCCGTAGCGGTAGGGAAAGTACTCGCGGGGATTGGCGAGCCCCTCAAACGAGGGCATGTCGTCCCGGCGCACCGCGTCGCGCATCCACATGGCCGTGTGCGAATCCTGCCGCCCCACCGACAGGTACTCGGCCATTCCTTCGATGAGCCACGTCGGGAGGTTGCCAAGCTGAATGCCCAGGCTGTCCGCGTTGAGGCCGAGGTCGAACTGAAAGGAGTGCACCAACTCGTGGCCCAGCACGTGGTCCGTCTCCCCGTACGACGACGCGAACGGCATGACCACGCGCTCTCGCAGCGGCTCGGTGAGCCCGCCGGTGCCCGGACTGATCGGCCGCGGGGTCACGTTGGTCTGCTGAAAGTCCGCGTCGTTGGCGTAGAAGATAATCGGCTTCTTCTCGTCGAAGCGGTGCAGAAAGACCTCCGTGTGGCGGTCGTACCAGCGCTCGGCCATCCGGGCGGCGTCGCGCACGGCCTGCTCCTCCTCCGGGTAGAAGTGGAAGACGAAGTGCTCCGTCTCCAGCGTCCGAAAGTCGAACTGGTCGTACTGCACTTTATTCTGCCCGAAGTACTGCGCCCGGGCGTCCGGCACGCCGAGGAGCGCAAGGCCTGCGAGGACGAACGCAAACAGGGAGGCAGCGGGGGCAACAGATCGCATGTCGGGTAGGGGCCTGCGACAGAGCAATCGCGTGGGGGGCCTTCGTCGTCAAGGAAAAACCAACGTGCGCGGCGGGGGCAGTATTATTGTGGGAGCATATTATTGTGGGAGCATAGGATTGCGGGCCGTGGGTGTGCATGGACGAAGCATCGTTACGGCACGGCCCATCTCATGCCTCCGGCGCCGAGGAGGTCGTCGAACACAACGACATCAGCGGCCGCAACGGCGCGCCGCTCATCGACCCAACCGCCCGCACCTGAAGGGCGACGAGCAGACGCACGTCGTTGCGGTCGACGCCGCCAACGTCACCATCGAGGGATTCCGCATTTCCGGGTTGGGCACGGACCTGGGCGACGACCACGCCGGCGTGATGGTGCGGGCGCCCCGAGCGACAATCCGCGACAATCGCCTGTCCGACGTGCTGCACGGGGTCGACGTGAAGGGAAAAGACCGGGCGGTCGTCGTGGAGAATGTGATTGAGGGGCCCCCGTGTGGGGTGCGTGCGCATTGAGCGGCGCCCGGCCACGGCGTAGGCGCGGGGCCCCAGGCGGGGAGTGGGGGAACGCCCCACCCGATTGTTCAAGAGCGTAGGGTTGCGGGAAGAGATGCTGAATCGTACCATAGTTGTGAGAAACACGGCACGTGTGCCTGTTGGGGCCGCGTCGGCCGCTTCCGTTCGCCGTTCTCCCGAATTGTGTGTCTGCTCTTCATGCCGACCGACGAGTCCGACGCCTCGACCGACGGTGCTGCGGCGGGGGACGACTCGGGCAAGGCCCGAGACCTTTCCCTCGACGAGTTCCAGCCCTACGGGACCCTTGCGGTCACGGGGGCCTACTTCATTCTTCTGCTCGTGCTGTACGCGCTGCTGTACTTCGTCGAGTTTGCCACGCACGCCCCCCACATCATTGAGTAAGCCCTGATCGACCATGCACGTTCATCGTTTTGAGAAGCTCTGGATCGGGCTCTCCCTGCTCCTCATCGCCGCCTTCATCGGGATTGTGCTCTTCGGGTTCACGGTGATGAACCTGAAGGTGCCCGGCGTCGAAACGGGCGAGACCGTCGACCCGGCGACCGTCCTGTCGGAGGGGCCGTTTGCAAAGCCCGGGGTGCGGAAGATCAGTGACGACCACTACGAGGTCTACATGCTGGCCCAGCAGTTTATCTTTCGCCCCGGAAGCACCCGGCCTCTAACCCTGCCGGCCAAGACCAAGATAACCTTCCACATGACGAGCCCGGACGTCATGCACGGGTTCGAGGTGCCGGGAAGCGGCCTGAACTCGACGGTCATCCCGGGGCAGGTCGCGACCTTCACCACCCGGTTCCCGGAGGCCAAAAGCTACGGCATCATCTGCCACCAGTACTGTGGCTCGGCCCACCACAACATGCAGGGCGAAATCAAGGCCGTCCCCCCATCCGAGTTTGACGAGAGCAACTTAATATCACAATGACGTTTGTCAACCACTACCCGAAAGCGGCGCGCATCGTCAAGGCCAACTTGATCGTCGCGTTCGTGGCCCTCGCCATTGGGGGCTTCTTCGGCCTCATTCAGGCGCTGCACCGCACGGACGTCTTTCGGGGCTTTGTCTCCTCGGTGCAGTACTACGATGTGCTCACCGGCCACGGCGTCCTGCTGGCGCTCGTGTTCACCACGTTCTTTATCACGGGGCTGTACCAGTGGGGCGTCACGCGCACCATGGAGCGCGAGCCGGAGAGCTCAGCGTTCTCGTGGAGCTGGTTCGTAATGATGGTGGTGGGGACGACCATGACGGCCACGGCCATCCTGGGCGGGCTCGTGCCGGGCAGCGGCCTAAGTGCAGCGGTCCTCTACACGTTCTACCCGCCGCTGCAGGCGCACCCGCTTTTCTACATCGGGGCGGCGCTGCTGGTCGTGGGCTCGTGGCTGGCCGGGGCGGACTGGTTCTGGACGTACCGGAAGTGGCGGGCCGAGAACCCCGACGCCCGGATCCCACTGCAGACCTACATGGTGATCTTCACGTGGCTCATGTGGTACCTCTGCTCGCTGGGGCTGGCGCTGGAGGTGGTCGTGCTCCTCATTCCGTGGTCGCTCGGCATCGTCGAGAAGATTGATCCGCTGCTGCCCCGCACGCTCTTCTGGTACTTCGGGCACGCGGTGGTGTACTTCTGGCTGCTGCCGGCCTACTTCGTGTGGTACTCCATTCTGCCGAAGCTCTCGGGCGGACGTCTCTTCAGCGATCCGCTCGCCCGCGTCGTCTTCATCTTCTTCCTGCTCTTGTCCACGCCCATCGGCTACCACCACCAGTACGCGGACCCGGGCATCAGCCTGGTCTACAAGATGTGGGCGCTCATCATGACACTCGTCATTCTGCTGCCGAGCCTCATGACGGCCTTCACGGTGATCTCGTCGATGGAGCACGGGGCGCGGCAGCGCGGCGGCAGCGGCTACTTCGCCTGGATGGGGGCGCTGCCGTGGGGCCAGCCCGCCTTCGTGGGCTGTGCGCTGGCCGGCATCATGTTCGCCGCGGGGGGCTTCAGCGGCATGATTAACGCCTCGCTCAACATCGACATGCTGGTCCACAACACCGCGTGGATCCCCGGCCACTTCCACCTCACGGTGGGCACGGCGGTGGCCCTCACCTTCATGGCCATCACCTACTGGCTGCTGCCGCAGCTGACGGGGAAGGCGCTCAAGTTCAAAAACCTGGCCCTGGCCCAGCCCTACACCTGGTTCATCGGGATGACACTGATGTCCAACGCGCTCCACCGGCAGGGCCTGGCGGGCGTGCCGCGCCGCGTGGCGGAGCCCCAGTACGCGGGCATCGACTACGAGGTGCCGTTCGGCACGATGGCGGAGATGGACTGGCAGGTGGCCATCGGGGGCACCATTCTCTTCGTGTCGATGGTGCTCTTCCTCGTGGTAATCGGGGGCACGTGGTGGAGCGGCGCCCCCGCCACCAACGTGGACGACGTGATCCCGCCTCCCCTCTCGGGGCCGGAGCACTCGCCGAAGATCCTGGACAACCTGAAATTGTGGATGGGGGTGGCCGTGGCGCTGGTGCTCATCGCCTACACGCTGCCGCTGGCCGAGATGGTCATGGACGGGCTCTTCTCGCCGGGGGCGTTCCCGGCGCCGATGTAGACGCGCATGGGCGCCAGAACGGAGGCGCCCGGCGCTCCTGTGCTGGGACGGAGAGGCCTATGTAAACACGCAGAAATACGTTTATTCGAGAGTCATTCTGAGCGACCGACGACCGGAGGGAAAGGCGAGTCGACGAATCTTACTGGGTCCAGCGCGAACGCTGATTGGGAAATATACCGGCCCGAAGGTCGCTTCTGCTGATCTTCGAAGAGATTGATTTCATCAGTCGCTTCGCTCGGGTCTCGACCCCGCTTCGCTGCGCCCGGAATGACTTGTTGGGAAGGGTCTTTTGCGTGTCTACTTAGATTGCACCCGTCCGGTGGCTGTCTCGACGATTCCTGGACTTCTGTTCGATGGACGATTCCCCTTCTTCCGAGACGGACGATGCCCCGTCCCCGTCTGTGCCCGACGAGGTCAACCCCTGGGTGGTCCGCTTCTTTCTCATTCTCGCGTTCGGGCTCGCGTTCGGGATTGAGGGCATGACTCTGGTGCGTAGCTACCTGCTGAGTGGGGAGGAGGGGGCGGGGCCGGTGGCCGAGGAACAGGAGTCCCCGGCCGACACGCTGGGGACCCGGTCGCCCGACGCCCCCCTCCGGATCGGCGACGACCTGCTGCCGGCCACCGACGTGACGGAGCGCGTGGTGGCAATGCAGGTGCGGGCCCAGTCGTCCGGGCCCTGGACCTTCCGGCTCGCCGTCGCGGTGGACAACCGCACGGAGACGCCCTACCGCCTTACCCTGCGGGCCCTGAAGACGGACGACGGCACGGTGCTCGACGAGGGGCGGACGGCGACGTGGCCCCCCGGCGACTCGACGCGGTTCCGGGCCGCCTGGCCGATGGGGGCCGACGCCCGCCCGCAGTCACTCACCGCCGAGGCGCAGCTGCAACACGCCCCGGGTTCCACCCGCACCGTGCGCCGGCGCATTTCGTTCGGGCACGTGCCGGTGCAGATGGAGCGCTAGTCGGTGGGAGCGATCCGTCTTCCACCGCGAAATGCCCCGGGCCCGGAATTGGTCTTTTCCCCTGAGGCTCGGTGGCTCCCGGGGCGGGGCGGCCGATCTGATTCTGACGAGGCGAGGCGGGCACCCCTCCCCCGAGTAGGGATCTTCCCCTATGTTCTCCTGTTGTGACATGGCTACTCTTTTGGCCCCACGCACTGTCGTCACCACCAGACGAGGCCCTTCATGGAGCTTGAGTCGGGACGCCCGCGCCACGAACAGATCAGCGACTGGCTGCGCGAGCAGATTGAGCAGGACACGTACGAGGTCGACGAGAAACTCCCCTCCGAAAAGCAACTGGGGGACCGGTTTGACGTGAGCCGGGTGACGGTGCGGCGGGCCCTGCAGACGCTTGAGAATGAGGACTACATCTACCGCCGGCAGGGGCTCGGCTCGTTCGTCAAGGAGCGCCGGGCCGCGCAGGGCCTCGTGCGCCTCACGGACTTTGCGCAGGACATGGCACAGGCGGGCCTCGAAGCGTCCTCTCAGGTTGAGCATCACGCCCCGGAGTCCCCCCCGCCCGCGGTTGCCGTCCACCTGGATACGGACGACCAGACCGTGATGCGACTCGACCGCCTCCGCCTCGGGGACGGGCGGCCCGTTGCGTTTGACCGGACGTGGCTCCCCATGTTCTACGCGCAGCTCCTGGAGGGCCACGACCTGGAGGAGGAGACGATCTACCATATTCTCGAAGCGGAGTACGACATTCCCGTCCTGCGCGGCCACTACCGCATCACGGCCGCCAACGCGGACGCCCCCAGTGCGGACCTGCTCGGCGTGGACGCCGGGGAGGCCCTGCTCCTCATTGAGCGCCTGTCGCTGACGGAGGGCGACAAGCGCGTCTACTTCCAGCGGCGGTACTACCGAAGCGACCGGGTGGCCTACGAGCTCGAACTGGCCCGCGACACCACCCGGCACGATGCGGTAGAGCACGGCATGCCCCTCCGTGAGTTTGAGCCCGTCTTCGACGATGATGTGGACGCGCACCAGGAGTAGGCACTACGTCGGGGCGCTGCGTCGGGGCGCCATGTCGCGGGACGGGGAGGGGACACACATCCGCCGGCGGCCGAGGCCACGGCGACTACATCCGCCCCTTCAGCATGCCGTTCCAGTACATGCGGGGCAGGCCGTAGGCCTTCAGGGCATACATGCTGTACCGCTCTTCCGTCTGGTCGAACGGAAAGCTCTCCTCCGGCTCCTTGTCATAATCGAACTCGGCGAGCACCAGCTTGCCGTAGCCGGTCACCAACGGACAGGACGTGTAGCCGTTGTAGGTGCCATTGACGGGAGAGGCATCGTTAATCGTGGACATCAAATGATCCACCAGCACGGGGGCTTGCTTCCGAATGGCCGCCCCGGTCTTCGAGGTCGGCAGATTCGAGTTGTCGCCGAGCGCAAACACAGTGTCGTACCGCGTGTGCTGGAGTGTGCCCGGATCCACGTCCACCCACCCCTCCTCGTCGGAGAGGGGGCTGTCGGCAATGAAGTCGGGCGCGGACATCGGGGGCACCACGTGGATCAGGTCGTAGTCGATCGTCTCCTCCTCGCCGGACTCCAGGTGCTGAAACGTCGCCTGCTTTTTCGACGGCTCCAATGCCGTCAGTTCGGTCATGAGGTTGAGGTCGATGTCCTTCCGCTCAACCACGTCGTAGAGCGTCTCCTCGTAGGGCGGGGAGGAGAAGAGACTCCCTTTCGCCTTCATGAACGCGATGCGGCTGCCCTCGCGCACATCCTGGCGGCGGAAGGCATCGTCGGAGAGGTACATGATCTTCTGCGGGGCCCCGCCGCACTTGACGCCCATTGTGGGCTCGGTAAACAGGGCGGTGCCGCCCTTCGGAAAATTCTGAATCGCGTCCCAGGTGGTCTCGCAGGTGTCGTACGAGTAGTTGCTCACCACCCCCGTGCCGGGCTGGCCCACGGACTCGGCAAGCCCCGGAATGCCGTCCCAGTCGATCTGGATGCCGGCGGCCATGACGAGGTGGTCGTAGCCGTAGGTATCGCCGCCCTGAGTGGTGACGGTACTGCCCTCGGGGTCGACCTCCGCGGCGGCGTCCTGGATCCATGTTGCCCCGCTCGGCATCACCTCCCTCATGGGACGGGCGGATTCTTCTTTGTCGAAGACCCCGCCCCCGATGAGGGTCCAAAGGGGTTGGTAGTAGTGGGTGTCGGCGGGCTCAAGGACGGCCACCTCGGGGGCGTCGTCCCGAGAGAGGAGCTGCGAGGCAACGGTAAGGCCGCCGGTGCCGCCGCCGACGATGAGAACCTGATGGGTGTCTGTCATGGGTCTGAAGGGGGTGTGTGCACGAAATCAAACGGAAGAAGTCCACTGAACGGAGGACCCCCGCGGGCATCTGGGGCTCAGGGCCTGACTCACGAGCGGAGGTTCCGGCCGAACTTCTTGGCAAAGGTGGTGATGAAGCCGACGGCCCGCTGCACGTCGGGGTCGCGAAGGGCGCCGAGCAGGCCGAAGACCCCCTGGGATGGGGTGTCCCCGCGCTGGGCCTCCTTTTGGGTGTCGACGAGCGCCGAGCCGAGGCTGCCGACGGCCTCGAGGGCCTCGGGGTCGAGCACACCGGAGTGGAGGAGGGCCTCGAACTCGTCGGTCTGGAACAGCGTCCCGAGCCGGCTCAGGGCGCCAAAGGCCTGACGGAGGGTGCGCTCTGGGTCGTAGCCCTGTGCGGCGGCCCGGGCGTATTCGGCATCGAGGATGTCGACGACCGTGGCGATGGCGTCGGGGGCGTTCTCGGCGAGGGCCGCCAACTCGTCGATCTGGTCGGACCGGTCCAGAAGGTGCTCAAGCGCCGCGGCGGTCTCCGGCTCCGTCAGTTTCTCGAGCAGCCGGAGGCCCTCCCGGGCCCGCTCGTCAACGACCACGCCCCGGTCGGCGGCCCGCGTGAGCGCCTCATCGATCGTGTCTACCGTGACGGTGGCGGCCGCGGGGACCTGCTCGGCCAGGTCGGCGAGATTGTCGAGGTGGTCGAGCCGGTCGATAAGGGCCGACAGCACCTCGACGGTCTCCGGCTCCGTCAGCTTCTCGGCAAGCCGCAGCGCCTCGCCGGCCCGTTCGTCGAGCACCACGCCGCGGTCCGCCGCCCGGGTTAACTCGTCGTCGACCACGTCGGCGGTGGTTTGAAGAAGAGGGGGCACCTCGCCCTCGATGCGGTCGAGCCGGTCGAGGGCCGCCTCGATCGTATCGAGCTTGTCGAGGAGACGGTGAAGCGTCTGACGAGTGTCGTGGTCTTGTAAGCGCTTTTCTAGAGAGGGGGCGCCGTCTGTGTGTACGTCGTCCATGGGCCCTTCGAGTTGGCTGTCAACGAGAGAGGCGAACGGTCACCGATGCTCTCAGTCTGGTATTTACTTGTATTTACAACCCGCGATGGTGTTTCAGGACCGTTGCAAGATAAGTCCCAGAAGGCGCACAGGCTGCCTAAAACTCATCCTCGACGCTTGTATCCGGGACGAAGACTGCGTGGACGCCTTGCAGGTTTCCGTCGTCGAACCCGTACGCCCGGTCCTCGGGATGGTCCTTCTTTACGAACGCGGGGCGCTCGTCTTTGGGGGCGTGGCACGCCAGGCAGGACGGCTGCACCGTAATTCGGTGGGCGTAGCGCCAGCCCTCGTGGCCGCTGTGGGGGGTTCGGGTCCACCGCCCGGTGAACACGGGGGATGTGACAAACTCCTCGTGGAGGCGGTGCGCCGCCGCGTCGGGCCCCTGGGCGGGATTTCGATACTTCGTGGCGAGCTGCTGCACCGCCCATTCGCGGTCCGCGCCACGTTGAGGGGTGCGCGTTCCTACGGGGGCGCGCATCTCATTCGCGCATCCCATTCAGCGACGCGATGGAGTGCTCCACGTCCCGCCGGACAGAGTCGGGCGGCGTCTGGGAGCTAGCGGGGGCCGAATCGGACCCGCCGCATCCGACGATGAGAAGGGGGATGCTGAGGATCAAAAGCCGAAGAACCGAGAGCGAACGCATCGGTTAAAATGATCTGATTGTGAAGATCAGTAGGACGACCACCATCGAGGATCCTTCCGGGACCGTCCGGCTTCAACGCACTGGTTCATACCTGTAAACACAAGCAAGAGGGCCGCCGCTTCTCCTTCCATGTCTGATCCGCAGTTTGACGTTGAGCGGGCCACGGCCGGTCTCGTCCTGGCCCTTTTCCTTGCCGCTTCCCTGCTGGTGGGGGCGATGTACTACTTCGTCCTGCGCGACATGGAGGCACGCGCCGGCGCATCCGATGCGTCCCAGGCCGTGCGCGTTGATCATCCCCCGGCAGGGCCCCCTGCGTCGGCTCCCATTCCTGCGTCTGAACACCGCGCATGAGCTACACGCCCTTGTTGACCATTCTGCTCGTTCTGGTGGTCGGCGCCGCGATCACCTTGACGGTGCTGTTTTACGCCCAGCGGAAGGGGCACTTTGACAATCTGAAATCGGAGGCCTACGTCATCTTCGACGACGATGAGCCGGTGGGGGAGCCGCAGGATCAGGTGTTCGACGCCCCAGACGAGCCGACCGGCACGCCTGATCCGGAGGCCTGACCCGTTTCTTCCCAACGTTCTTCCTGTGCGATGCCCGACGATTCGTCCACGCCCGCGCCCTCGGCGGGCACGTCCCAATCAGACGTCAAGTGGCGTCGCGTTGTCGACGCGTCGACGCGCTGGCCCGTCATCGCGTTCGTTGTGAGCGGGACCTTCTGGCTCGTCGCGGGCTCCCTGCTGGCCCTCATCGCCAGCTTCAAGTTCCAGTTTCCGGACTGGTGGACCCAGCAGGCGTGGCTCACCTTCGGCCGCGTGCGCCCCGCCCACCTCAACACGATGATCTACGGCTGGATTTCGATGGCGGGGGTGGGGGTGAGCGCGTGGCTCTGGGCCCGTCTGCTGAAGACCAAACTTCGGGGCCGCGGGCTTCTGCTTCTCAGTGCGGCGCTCTGGAACGTAGGGGTGCTGGTGGGCACCATCGGCATCCTGGCGGGCTACTCCCGCGCCATCGAATGGGTGGAGATGCCCTACGCGGCGTTTGCGTTCATCGTCCCGGCCATGGGGCTGTTGGTCGTGTCGTTTGTCCGCACCCTCTGGCACCGGCACGCACGCCACCTGTACATCTCCGTCTGGTACCTGGGCGCGGCCATCCTGTGGGGCCCGCTCCTCGTGATTGCCATTCTGCTTCCCATTTACAGCGGGGTGCCGGAGGCGACGGCCAACTGGTGGTACGCCCACAACATCCTGGGGCTCTGGATCACCCCGCCGGGCCTGGCGGCCGCCTACTACCTGATTCCGAAGGTCATCGGGCGGCCCGTGCACAGCTACCACCTGTCGTATCTGGGCTTCTGGACGCTGGCCCTCTTCTACAACTGGGCCGGGGTGCACCACCTGGTGGGAGGACCTGCGCCGCAGTGGGTGGCGACCGTGTCGATCGTGTTTAGCGCGATGATGATCATTCCGGTCATCGTGGTGGCGGTCAACCACCACCTCACCGTCGTGGGGCACTTCAAAAAGCTGAAGTACAGCCCGACGCTCCGGTTCGTGGTCTTCGGGGCCATGAGCTACACGGCCGTTAGCCTGCAGGGCTCGCTCCAGTCGTTTCGGTACTGGCAGGAGGTCACCCACTTCACGCACTACACCATTGCGCACTCGCACCTGGGGGTCTACGCGTTTGCGACGATGATCGCATTCGGGGCCATCTACTACATCATGCCGCGCGTGACGAACTGGGAGTGGGGGAGCAAGCGCCTCGTAAGCCTCCACTTCTGGACCACGGGCCTCGGCATTGGGGCGTACGTTACGGCCCTCACCATCGGCGGCGTCATTCAGGGCCTGCAGCTGCTCGATCCCGACGTGGCCTTCCTGACGATCGTGGAGGACACCAAGCCCTGGCTCGTCGT
This window encodes:
- a CDS encoding cbb3-type cytochrome oxidase assembly protein CcoS — its product is MSYTPLLTILLVLVVGAAITLTVLFYAQRKGHFDNLKSEAYVIFDDDEPVGEPQDQVFDAPDEPTGTPDPEA
- a CDS encoding GntR family transcriptional regulator, translating into MELESGRPRHEQISDWLREQIEQDTYEVDEKLPSEKQLGDRFDVSRVTVRRALQTLENEDYIYRRQGLGSFVKERRAAQGLVRLTDFAQDMAQAGLEASSQVEHHAPESPPPAVAVHLDTDDQTVMRLDRLRLGDGRPVAFDRTWLPMFYAQLLEGHDLEEETIYHILEAEYDIPVLRGHYRITAANADAPSADLLGVDAGEALLLIERLSLTEGDKRVYFQRRYYRSDRVAYELELARDTTRHDAVEHGMPLREFEPVFDDDVDAHQE
- a CDS encoding basic secretory protein-like protein codes for the protein MRSVAPAASLFAFVLAGLALLGVPDARAQYFGQNKVQYDQFDFRTLETEHFVFHFYPEEEQAVRDAARMAERWYDRHTEVFLHRFDEKKPIIFYANDADFQQTNVTPRPISPGTGGLTEPLRERVVMPFASSYGETDHVLGHELVHSFQFDLGLNADSLGIQLGNLPTWLIEGMAEYLSVGRQDSHTAMWMRDAVRRDDMPSFEGLANPREYFPYRYGQAYLAYIGGKYGDQAVTDLFKRGGQVGLDSAYVELFGVSADSLTNEWARATRDAYGPLMEGRTPPDAAGQTVLAPETNGGRINIAPSLSPDGRYVAFISERELFSFNLYVADAETGEVIAELDRAGTTGHFNALRFISSSGTWSPDGRRLAFVSSEDGDNQITVWNVVDEEIERSFSVDGVTSMKNPAWSPDGARLAFAGTDGGISDLYVLDLETESVRQLTNDRYADLQPTWAPDGETIAFATDRAETNLETLSPSSNMDLGLVDVSSGEVTVRAPFGDALHHNPQFAPDGQSLYFISDQDGFKDVYRMDLSSGERFRVTRLKTGVSGITALSPALSVAAQSGDMMLSVFADGNYTGVRRPAPEAQGTPLRAASTAGGASAARVPAAADTTTDEAGTQSADTSRVAGLLPSPAAAQDGLIAANLRDATTGLPPDSTHYDAAPYAPTLSLESISRASGIGVSVGGPFGGGLAGGIGLRFGDMLGHRTLGVAVQAQGSFRDIGGGVSYMNQRGQLNWGGSLSHTPLIFSANTVPFRNDAGRVVGLGSVVQRAYITSASGNASYPLSPTRRFEFSLGGTRYGFGTNVRTAGLVPDGTEATLDDQFGGRDPKYLATANAAYVRDFTTNGLTGPLQGGRWRIGVTPTVGSQNFVTARADVRRYFYAEPFTVAFQALHVGNYGASFSDAFGIGNEYIGYPYGQGFVRGYSVQSIANGIRENGGCTRVGDAPTTSPCAEIDRLFGTRALTTRAEIRIPLLGPERLSLIPFRYLPTTLAPFVDAGVTWTNDAGPDLFTFATDSADTTIPVVSTGVSARFNILGSFLLEAYYARPFQRRDTTWELGFRISPGF
- a CDS encoding DUF1641 domain-containing protein translates to MDDVHTDGAPSLEKRLQDHDTRQTLHRLLDKLDTIEAALDRLDRIEGEVPPLLQTTADVVDDELTRAADRGVVLDERAGEALRLAEKLTEPETVEVLSALIDRLDHLDNLADLAEQVPAAATVTVDTIDEALTRAADRGVVVDERAREGLRLLEKLTEPETAAALEHLLDRSDQIDELAALAENAPDAIATVVDILDAEYARAAAQGYDPERTLRQAFGALSRLGTLFQTDEFEALLHSGVLDPEALEAVGSLGSALVDTQKEAQRGDTPSQGVFGLLGALRDPDVQRAVGFITTFAKKFGRNLRS
- a CDS encoding cytochrome c oxidase subunit II, with the protein product MHVHRFEKLWIGLSLLLIAAFIGIVLFGFTVMNLKVPGVETGETVDPATVLSEGPFAKPGVRKISDDHYEVYMLAQQFIFRPGSTRPLTLPAKTKITFHMTSPDVMHGFEVPGSGLNSTVIPGQVATFTTRFPEAKSYGIICHQYCGSAHHNMQGEIKAVPPSEFDESNLISQ
- a CDS encoding NAD(P)/FAD-dependent oxidoreductase, which encodes MTDTHQVLIVGGGTGGLTVASQLLSRDDAPEVAVLEPADTHYYQPLWTLIGGGVFDKEESARPMREVMPSGATWIQDAAAEVDPEGSTVTTQGGDTYGYDHLVMAAGIQIDWDGIPGLAESVGQPGTGVVSNYSYDTCETTWDAIQNFPKGGTALFTEPTMGVKCGGAPQKIMYLSDDAFRRQDVREGSRIAFMKAKGSLFSSPPYEETLYDVVERKDIDLNLMTELTALEPSKKQATFQHLESGEEETIDYDLIHVVPPMSAPDFIADSPLSDEEGWVDVDPGTLQHTRYDTVFALGDNSNLPTSKTGAAIRKQAPVLVDHLMSTINDASPVNGTYNGYTSCPLVTGYGKLVLAEFDYDKEPEESFPFDQTEERYSMYALKAYGLPRMYWNGMLKGRM
- a CDS encoding DUF3365 domain-containing protein; its protein translation is MRAPVGTRTPQRGADREWAVQQLATKYRNPAQGPDAAAHRLHEEFVTSPVFTGRWTRTPHSGHEGWRYAHRITVQPSCLACHAPKDERPAFVKKDHPEDRAYGFDDGNLQGVHAVFVPDTSVEDEF
- a CDS encoding b(o/a)3-type cytochrome-c oxidase subunit 1 gives rise to the protein MTFVNHYPKAARIVKANLIVAFVALAIGGFFGLIQALHRTDVFRGFVSSVQYYDVLTGHGVLLALVFTTFFITGLYQWGVTRTMEREPESSAFSWSWFVMMVVGTTMTATAILGGLVPGSGLSAAVLYTFYPPLQAHPLFYIGAALLVVGSWLAGADWFWTYRKWRAENPDARIPLQTYMVIFTWLMWYLCSLGLALEVVVLLIPWSLGIVEKIDPLLPRTLFWYFGHAVVYFWLLPAYFVWYSILPKLSGGRLFSDPLARVVFIFFLLLSTPIGYHHQYADPGISLVYKMWALIMTLVILLPSLMTAFTVISSMEHGARQRGGSGYFAWMGALPWGQPAFVGCALAGIMFAAGGFSGMINASLNIDMLVHNTAWIPGHFHLTVGTAVALTFMAITYWLLPQLTGKALKFKNLALAQPYTWFIGMTLMSNALHRQGLAGVPRRVAEPQYAGIDYEVPFGTMAEMDWQVAIGGTILFVSMVLFLVVIGGTWWSGAPATNVDDVIPPPLSGPEHSPKILDNLKLWMGVAVALVLIAYTLPLAEMVMDGLFSPGAFPAPM